A single Tenacibaculum sp. 190524A02b DNA region contains:
- the sprA gene encoding cell surface protein SprA codes for MGKTFRNKLFTALTLLVSVVSFSQGITKNNKEETKKDSVVPLKYNFKYNQRGKLFLNNPSEFQVSYDKALNKFVLVEKIGDYYIGTPIFMTPREYDKYRLKNDMKAYFKEKVDATDSRKKGNKNARKNLLPKYYVNSKFFESVFGGNTVEVIPRGQVNIKLGGVYQNNENPQITIDQQSSFTFDFDQQISASLQAKVGKRLKVTANYDTQSTFDFQNLIKLEYTPTEDDIIQGIDAGNISMPIKNSLINGAQALFGVRADLQFGKTKITAAFSQQNSQSRTVVAEGGATIEEFELRASDYDNDRHFFLSQYFRENYKEALRNYPLISSPINITRVEVWITNRTQNVNDFRSIVAVADLGESENSNKVNSNIDNSTNLVSVRGKVIPYNEVNEIGGLLTENSGLREVSTVNAALDGLLPGGSKVTQGTDFSYLQNARKLQANEYKLHPQLGFISLNRRLNDGEVLAVSYEYTAVGATENGAPTNKTIFKVGEFSNDGVIAPANLVVKLLRSEILTTVREVAGVKESFPTWRLMMKNVYAIGAYPLQQQGFRFDLLYRDDETGTLQNTLQNASASTIKNTPLMQVFHIDRLDQSQYAVAGGDGFFDFIEGATVNSQKGYIIFPDPEPFGDNSYLDSKLAPADKSKYLFEDLYLTTKIQAKNEFQNKDKYFLKGYFKSETSRGISLGAFNIPRGSVKVTAGGRQLVEGVDYVVDYQLGRVQVLDPGLEASGVPINATVENNTFFNQQRKTFIGIDVEHRFSENFTLGGTFVNVSERPITPKVNFGGEPIDNTMLGLNLDFSSEVPYLTKLANKLPFVETDAPSKVSVRADMAYLLPGSPSGIDVNGTATSYLDDFEASQIPINLNAPQQWFLASTPESQGFETDGQKNDDLGYNDHRAKMAWYNVDQLFYGTANRPGSIDENELSRDEVRQIRYEELFDIDLDITQQNLVRTLDLAYYPEERGPYNFNTTDVDSEGNFDSPPETNWGGIMRPLTTNNFEQANVEYIQFWLMDPYENYSITEAEGLPAGANPKDVTNHGKLFINLGNISEDILRDGRKQYENGLPEDGVKNAGSNVRQSAWGYTPINPSILYAFATDEAARANQDVGLDGLTDAEERTIFPAPYSNLPDPAGDNFQFFRGGNLDAADASILTRYKNYNNTQGNSPTANQSQEAFPTSSTTYPDTEDINKDQTMNPVSSYFEYEIPLSATELNKGVGSNHIVDVKNSSVSLPNGETRTTRWYQFRIPVKSGTPINGITDFNSIRFVRLFVTQFKIPVVLRFGELELVRSDWRRYTQNVPSGELNNFEIGIINIEQNRDRYALPPGIQREQLQGTNRIQRQNEQSVTLKVTDLPTDSIRTIYKNISIDMRRYKNLRMFLHAEDPNRIAKQGENAEAVAIIRLGTDLNENYYEIEKPLIYSEPSGTPVDTRVWPVENDLDILVEELAKLKLERTGSLTDVFSGTSTNGLKISVKGNPTLAQVRTVMLGVKNTSASSKDIEVWFNELRAVGFDNKGGWAAVVNADANLADVMDISLGGRMSTIGFGNVEDRVQQRSIEEVKQYNVATNVQLGKMMPKKWGMQIPMSYSYGEEFRDPKYDPQFQDVTIEQARDAANNSGNEKAKENIANAQDYTRRKSISFINVKKNRNPESKKKQKFYDVENLSVSYSFNEEYHKDYNIKKYVNQNVMAGASYNFNFKPWVLEPFKNSKKLGSKYWRFIKDLNINPVPKTIALNSRINRNYSAQQSRNLIEGLSEQPELKQRNFVFDWDYTVGFDLTKSLQLNFNATNNYIYDSFGRDEDLEIYDKFFNIGRPNSYHQKLNATYKVPINKLPYLGFISADYGYTADFDWQAASQSPIFNDVGEIVGDVKDKVGNMIQNANTHNLNTTIDFGRFYKTLKLDRLLVKKAKNAPIQKGSVKLGANNQVAKPKLKKNAKFGQRVLKGVYDVLTSVKRAKISYSQNNGTLLQGYRPSIGFLGRNSYSGGMAPTFGFVFGSQTDILRTAIDNGWLVTRNQNDPNDEYFNKNYGKTSNKKLDYTISVKPFKDLTIDFRGNRIKTSNLTQQLDVVLKNGVTDITNPTNFEQNREIRAFESGNYSISHFMLGTMFTNGETLYQNFRNYRSTIATRLHAQSGLPSNTNGAYQLNGQQVMLPAFIAAYSGNDPNSVDTGIFKNIPIPNWTLRYNGLMKFKWFKKNFSSFAVTHGYKSSYTIGDYTNNLQYGTADNPGVNTAKNYQSQLLISSATLIDEFSPLIKVDFRMKNSLSFKGEIRRDRSLTLNFNNNTLTDINGTEYIIGFGYKIRDVKFVTRFTGKKETLKGDINLRADISLRDNLTLIRSVDEDNNQVTGGERLFGIKFLADYNLSKNLTASFYYNHQTFNYAISTTFPRQSINAGINLVYNLGN; via the coding sequence TTGGGAAAGACATTTAGGAATAAATTATTTACAGCACTTACTTTATTAGTAAGTGTTGTTTCGTTTTCACAAGGTATTACAAAAAATAACAAAGAAGAAACTAAGAAAGACTCGGTTGTACCGCTTAAGTATAACTTTAAATACAATCAAAGAGGGAAGCTTTTTCTAAACAACCCATCTGAGTTTCAAGTGTCCTATGACAAGGCATTGAATAAATTTGTTTTGGTAGAAAAAATAGGTGATTATTATATTGGAACTCCTATTTTTATGACACCAAGAGAGTATGATAAGTATCGTTTAAAAAACGATATGAAAGCTTATTTCAAAGAAAAAGTAGATGCTACTGATTCAAGAAAAAAAGGAAATAAAAACGCTAGAAAAAACTTATTACCTAAGTATTACGTAAATTCTAAATTCTTTGAATCTGTTTTTGGAGGAAATACCGTTGAGGTGATTCCAAGAGGACAAGTTAATATTAAGTTAGGTGGTGTTTATCAAAATAATGAAAATCCACAAATAACTATAGACCAGCAAAGTAGTTTTACATTTGATTTCGATCAGCAAATTAGTGCTAGTTTACAAGCTAAAGTAGGTAAGAGATTAAAAGTAACAGCCAATTATGATACGCAGTCTACATTTGATTTTCAAAACTTAATAAAATTAGAGTATACTCCAACTGAAGATGATATTATTCAAGGAATTGATGCAGGTAACATTAGTATGCCTATTAAAAACTCATTAATTAATGGGGCACAAGCATTATTTGGTGTAAGAGCAGATTTACAATTTGGAAAAACAAAAATTACAGCAGCATTTTCACAACAGAATTCACAATCTAGAACGGTTGTTGCTGAAGGAGGAGCTACTATTGAAGAGTTTGAGTTAAGAGCTTCAGATTACGATAATGATCGCCACTTTTTCTTATCACAATACTTTAGGGAGAATTATAAAGAAGCTTTAAGAAACTATCCATTAATTAGTAGCCCTATTAACATAACAAGAGTTGAGGTTTGGATTACTAATAGAACACAAAATGTAAATGATTTTAGGAGTATTGTTGCTGTTGCCGATTTAGGGGAATCTGAAAATAGCAATAAAGTAAATTCAAATATAGATAATAGTACAAATCTTGTTTCGGTTAGAGGAAAAGTAATTCCTTACAATGAGGTAAATGAAATAGGAGGTTTATTAACTGAAAATAGTGGTCTTAGAGAGGTTTCTACGGTAAATGCTGCATTAGATGGTTTGTTGCCAGGAGGTAGCAAAGTTACTCAAGGAACTGATTTTTCATATTTGCAAAATGCACGTAAACTACAAGCAAATGAGTATAAATTACATCCACAATTAGGATTTATTTCTTTAAATAGAAGACTAAATGATGGTGAGGTATTAGCCGTTTCTTATGAATATACAGCAGTTGGAGCAACAGAAAATGGAGCGCCAACAAATAAAACAATATTCAAAGTAGGAGAGTTTTCTAATGATGGAGTTATAGCGCCTGCTAATTTAGTGGTAAAGTTATTACGTAGTGAAATATTAACAACCGTTAGAGAGGTTGCTGGTGTTAAAGAATCATTTCCAACATGGCGTTTAATGATGAAAAATGTATATGCTATTGGCGCATATCCATTGCAACAACAAGGATTTCGTTTTGATCTTTTATATCGAGATGATGAAACAGGGACATTACAAAATACGTTACAAAATGCAAGTGCTTCCACTATAAAAAACACACCATTAATGCAGGTATTTCATATTGATAGATTAGATCAAAGTCAATATGCAGTTGCTGGCGGAGATGGTTTCTTTGATTTTATTGAAGGCGCTACGGTAAACTCACAAAAAGGATATATTATTTTCCCTGATCCAGAGCCATTTGGAGACAATTCATATTTAGATAGTAAGTTAGCTCCAGCGGATAAAAGTAAGTACTTATTTGAAGATTTATATTTAACTACTAAAATTCAAGCAAAAAATGAGTTTCAGAATAAAGATAAATACTTCTTAAAAGGATACTTTAAATCTGAAACAAGTAGAGGAATTTCTTTAGGAGCTTTTAATATTCCAAGAGGGTCTGTAAAAGTAACAGCAGGAGGAAGACAACTAGTTGAAGGGGTTGATTATGTAGTAGATTATCAGTTGGGAAGAGTACAGGTTTTAGACCCAGGTTTAGAGGCTTCAGGTGTACCTATTAATGCTACTGTAGAAAATAACACCTTCTTTAATCAACAAAGAAAAACATTTATAGGTATTGATGTAGAGCATCGTTTTTCTGAGAACTTCACATTAGGAGGTACTTTTGTAAATGTAAGCGAAAGACCAATTACACCTAAGGTTAATTTTGGAGGAGAACCTATAGATAATACCATGTTAGGTTTAAATTTAGACTTTTCATCAGAAGTTCCTTATTTAACTAAGTTAGCAAACAAACTCCCTTTTGTAGAGACGGATGCACCTTCTAAGGTATCCGTAAGAGCTGATATGGCATATTTATTACCAGGTTCACCTAGTGGAATTGATGTAAACGGAACAGCTACATCATATTTAGATGATTTTGAAGCTTCGCAAATTCCTATTAATTTAAATGCACCACAACAATGGTTTTTAGCAAGTACTCCAGAATCTCAAGGTTTTGAAACCGATGGACAAAAGAATGATGATTTAGGATATAATGACCATAGAGCTAAAATGGCTTGGTATAATGTAGATCAGTTGTTTTATGGAACTGCAAATAGACCAGGTAGTATTGATGAAAATGAATTGTCTAGAGATGAGGTTCGTCAAATTCGTTATGAAGAACTATTTGATATTGATTTAGATATTACACAACAAAATTTAGTAAGAACATTAGATTTAGCTTATTATCCAGAAGAAAGAGGGCCTTATAATTTCAACACAACCGATGTAGATTCTGAAGGAAATTTTGATTCACCACCAGAAACTAACTGGGGAGGTATTATGCGTCCGTTAACTACTAATAATTTTGAACAAGCCAATGTAGAGTACATTCAGTTTTGGTTAATGGATCCTTATGAAAATTATTCGATTACAGAAGCAGAAGGATTACCAGCAGGAGCTAACCCAAAAGATGTTACCAATCATGGTAAGTTATTTATAAACTTAGGAAACATTTCTGAAGATATTTTACGTGATGGACGTAAGCAATATGAAAATGGATTACCGGAAGATGGTGTTAAAAATGCAGGAAGTAATGTAAGACAATCTGCTTGGGGATACACACCTATTAATCCTTCTATATTATATGCTTTTGCAACAGATGAAGCAGCTAGAGCAAATCAAGATGTTGGATTAGATGGTTTAACAGATGCAGAGGAAAGAACAATTTTCCCAGCACCATATTCAAATTTACCAGATCCGGCTGGAGATAACTTCCAGTTTTTTAGAGGAGGTAATTTGGATGCGGCAGATGCATCTATTTTAACAAGATATAAAAACTATAACAATACTCAGGGAAATTCACCAACAGCAAATCAGTCACAAGAAGCTTTTCCTACATCGTCAACAACTTATCCAGATACAGAAGATATTAATAAGGATCAAACGATGAATCCTGTAAGTAGTTATTTTGAATATGAAATACCTTTAAGCGCTACAGAGTTAAATAAAGGAGTTGGTTCTAATCATATAGTGGATGTAAAAAACAGTTCGGTTTCTTTGCCAAATGGAGAGACTAGAACTACTAGATGGTATCAATTTAGAATTCCAGTAAAAAGTGGTACACCAATAAATGGAATAACAGACTTTAATAGTATTCGTTTTGTTAGATTATTTGTTACGCAATTTAAAATTCCAGTGGTTTTACGTTTTGGAGAATTGGAATTAGTACGTAGTGATTGGAGACGTTACACTCAAAATGTGCCTAGTGGTGAGTTAAATAATTTTGAGATTGGTATTATAAATATTGAGCAAAATAGAGACAGATATGCATTGCCTCCTGGTATTCAAAGAGAGCAATTACAAGGAACGAATAGAATACAACGCCAAAATGAACAATCGGTAACTTTAAAAGTAACTGATTTACCAACTGATTCTATTAGAACTATCTATAAAAATATAAGTATTGATATGCGTAGGTATAAAAACTTACGAATGTTTTTACATGCTGAAGACCCTAATAGAATAGCGAAGCAAGGAGAAAATGCGGAAGCGGTGGCTATTATTCGTTTAGGGACTGACTTGAATGAAAATTATTACGAAATAGAAAAACCTCTAATATACTCCGAACCAAGTGGAACACCAGTTGATACTAGGGTATGGCCAGTAGAAAATGATTTAGATATTTTAGTAGAAGAGTTAGCAAAGCTAAAATTAGAAAGAACAGGTAGTTTAACAGATGTGTTTTCTGGAACTAGTACCAACGGATTAAAAATATCTGTAAAAGGTAATCCTACTTTAGCCCAAGTAAGAACTGTAATGTTAGGAGTTAAAAACACTTCAGCTTCTTCTAAAGATATAGAAGTGTGGTTTAATGAATTAAGAGCTGTAGGTTTTGATAATAAAGGAGGTTGGGCAGCTGTTGTAAATGCAGATGCTAATCTTGCGGATGTAATGGATATTTCATTAGGAGGAAGAATGTCTACCATTGGTTTTGGTAATGTTGAAGATAGGGTGCAACAGCGTAGTATCGAGGAAGTAAAGCAATATAATGTAGCAACGAATGTACAGTTAGGTAAAATGATGCCTAAAAAGTGGGGCATGCAAATACCAATGAGTTATAGTTATGGTGAAGAGTTTAGAGATCCTAAATATGATCCGCAGTTTCAAGACGTGACTATTGAACAAGCAAGAGATGCTGCTAATAATTCAGGAAATGAAAAGGCGAAGGAAAATATAGCAAATGCACAAGATTATACAAGAAGAAAGAGTATAAGCTTTATTAATGTTAAAAAGAATAGAAATCCAGAAAGTAAGAAAAAACAAAAGTTCTATGATGTAGAGAATTTGTCTGTTTCGTATTCTTTTAATGAAGAGTATCATAAAGATTATAATATAAAAAAATACGTGAATCAAAACGTAATGGCAGGAGCTAGCTATAATTTTAATTTTAAACCTTGGGTGTTAGAACCTTTCAAAAACTCTAAAAAATTAGGTAGTAAATATTGGCGTTTTATTAAGGACTTAAATATAAATCCAGTACCTAAAACTATAGCTTTAAACTCAAGGATAAATAGGAATTATAGTGCACAACAATCAAGAAACTTAATTGAAGGATTATCTGAGCAACCAGAACTCAAGCAACGAAATTTTGTGTTTGATTGGGACTATACAGTTGGTTTCGATTTAACTAAATCGCTACAGTTAAACTTTAATGCGACTAATAATTATATTTATGATAGTTTTGGTAGAGATGAAGATTTAGAAATCTATGATAAGTTTTTTAATATAGGTAGGCCTAATAGCTACCACCAAAAATTAAATGCTACTTATAAAGTACCGATCAATAAACTACCATATTTAGGATTTATTTCTGCAGATTATGGATATACCGCAGATTTTGACTGGCAAGCAGCATCACAAAGTCCAATTTTTAACGATGTAGGAGAAATTGTTGGAGATGTAAAAGACAAAGTTGGTAATATGATTCAGAATGCAAATACGCATAATTTGAATACAACTATTGATTTTGGAAGATTTTATAAAACATTAAAACTAGATAGACTTCTAGTTAAAAAAGCTAAAAATGCTCCAATTCAAAAAGGTTCCGTTAAATTGGGAGCAAATAATCAAGTTGCAAAACCTAAACTTAAAAAGAACGCTAAGTTTGGACAAAGAGTTTTAAAAGGAGTGTACGATGTTTTAACCTCTGTAAAAAGAGCAAAAATAAGCTATAGTCAAAACAATGGTACTTTATTACAAGGGTATAGACCATCTATAGGTTTCTTAGGAAGAAATAGTTATAGTGGAGGCATGGCACCAACATTTGGATTTGTTTTTGGAAGTCAAACAGATATTTTAAGAACTGCTATTGATAATGGTTGGTTAGTAACTAGAAATCAAAATGATCCAAATGATGAATACTTCAATAAAAACTATGGTAAAACAAGTAATAAGAAGTTAGATTATACCATTTCTGTAAAACCGTTTAAAGATTTAACTATTGATTTTAGAGGTAACAGAATAAAAACAAGTAATCTTACGCAGCAGTTAGATGTAGTTTTAAAAAATGGAGTAACAGATATTACTAATCCAACTAACTTTGAGCAGAATAGAGAAATTAGAGCGTTTGAATCTGGTAATTATAGTATTAGTCACTTTATGTTAGGAACTATGTTTACAAATGGAGAAACATTATATCAGAACTTTAGAAACTACCGAAGTACTATAGCTACTAGACTTCATGCCCAATCAGGTTTACCTAGTAACACAAATGGTGCGTATCAATTAAATGGTCAACAGGTAATGTTACCAGCATTTATTGCTGCGTATTCTGGAAATGATCCAAATTCAGTAGATACAGGTATCTTTAAAAACATACCAATACCTAACTGGACACTTCGCTACAATGGTTTAATGAAGTTTAAGTGGTTTAAGAAAAACTTCTCTTCTTTTGCTGTTACACATGGATATAAATCATCGTATACTATTGGAGATTACACCAATAATTTACAATATGGAACTGCCGATAACCCAGGAGTAAATACTGCGAAAAATTACCAATCACAATTGTTAATTTCATCTGCTACTTTAATAGATGAGTTTTCTCCTTTAATAAAAGTAGACTTTAGAATGAAGAACTCTTTATCTTTTAAAGGAGAGATTAGAAGAGATAGAAGTTTAACTTTAAACTTTAATAATAATACGTTAACAGATATTAATGGAACAGAATATATAATTGGATTTGGATATAAGATCAGAGATGTTAAATTTGTAACCCGATTTACAGGTAAAAAAGAAACCTTAAAAGGAGACATAAATTTAAGAGCAGATATATCATTAAGAGATAATTTAACATTAATAAGAAGCGTTGATGAAGACAATAACCAAGTAACAGGAGGAGAACGATTGTTTGGAATTAAATTCTTAGCAGATTATAATTTAAGTAAGAACTTAACAGCTTCTTTTTATTATAATCATCAAACATTTAATTACGCAATTTCTACAACGTTCCCAAGACAGTCTATCAATGCCGGAATTAATTTAGTATATAATTTAGGAAATTAA
- the ruvA gene encoding Holliday junction branch migration protein RuvA produces the protein MITQIRGRLVEKNPTYVVVDCNGVGYLLHISLNTFSALTSDENIVLYTHLSIREDAHTLYGFINKTEREVFRLLVSVSGVGPSTARTMLSSMSSEEIQQAIASEDVKLIQSVKGIGAKTAQRVIVDLKDKILKTFDLDEVSVVQNNTNKEEALSALEVLGFARKQADKVVSNLLKETPEATVEQLIKQALKNL, from the coding sequence ATGATAACACAAATTAGGGGAAGACTTGTTGAGAAAAATCCAACATACGTTGTGGTTGATTGTAATGGTGTTGGTTACTTATTACATATTTCTTTAAACACATTTTCAGCACTTACTAGTGATGAGAATATTGTGCTATATACACATCTATCAATAAGGGAAGATGCACATACCTTATATGGTTTTATCAATAAAACGGAAAGAGAAGTTTTTAGACTTCTTGTTTCGGTATCGGGAGTTGGCCCAAGTACAGCACGTACTATGCTATCTTCAATGAGTTCCGAAGAAATTCAACAAGCCATTGCTTCAGAAGATGTGAAATTAATCCAATCTGTAAAAGGAATTGGAGCAAAAACAGCGCAGAGAGTTATTGTTGATTTGAAAGATAAAATTCTTAAAACGTTTGATTTAGATGAAGTTTCTGTGGTTCAAAACAATACAAATAAAGAAGAAGCGTTATCTGCTTTAGAAGTATTAGGATTCGCTCGGAAACAAGCCGATAAAGTAGTTAGCAATTTATTAAAAGAAACTCCTGAAGCTACTGTTGAGCAGCTTATAAAACAGGCGTTAAAAAATTTATAA
- a CDS encoding NADP-dependent malic enzyme, whose amino-acid sequence MSESRKRREALLYHAKPKPGKISVVPTKKYATQHDLSLAYSPGVAEPCLEIAKDKNNVYKYTAKSNLVAVISNGTAVLGLGDIGPEASKPVMEGKGLLFKIFADIDVFDIEVDATDVDRFVETVKAIAPTFGGINLEDIKAPEAFEIETRLKEELDIPVMHDDQHGTAIISAAALKNALEINGKDIAKVQIVVNGAGAAAISCTRLYLALGAKRENVVMCDSKGVIRKDRGNLTSQKAEFATDKDVNTLEEAMLNADVFIGLSKGNVVTPEMLLSMGKNPIVFAMANPEPEIAYDLAVATREDIIMATGRSDHPNQVNNVLGFPFIFRGALDVRATKINEEMKMAAVHALADLAKKSVPEQVNIVYDEVSLSFGKDYIIPKPFDPRLIYEIPPAIAKAAMDSGIAKEPITDWEKYREELMDRSGTGSKEIRLLHNRAKKNPKTIVFAEADHLDVLKAAQRVYEEKIGTPILLGRKDVILELKEELGFTGEVPIIDPKTDEEEGRRNRFAKAFWETRQRKGVTYLEAQKWMRERNYFAAMMVNTGEADALITGYSRPYASVVKPMLELIEKDKGVTRVAATNLMLTKQGPMFLADTTININPTAKDLAKITQLTSSLAKMFGMKPNVAMLGFSNFGSAKSETSAKIREAVAYIHRNFPNVVVDGELQADFALNPELLAKEFPFSKLNGKKVNVLIFPNLEAANITYKLMKQVDGVESIGPILLGMSKPVHILQLGASVDEMVNMAAVAVVDAQNKELQKK is encoded by the coding sequence ATGAGTGAATCTAGAAAAAGGCGAGAAGCTTTGCTATACCACGCAAAACCCAAACCTGGAAAAATTTCAGTAGTTCCCACTAAAAAATATGCTACACAGCACGACTTATCTTTAGCATATTCTCCAGGAGTTGCAGAACCTTGTTTAGAGATAGCAAAGGATAAGAATAATGTATATAAATATACTGCTAAAAGTAATTTAGTTGCGGTAATATCAAATGGAACAGCAGTTTTAGGATTAGGAGATATTGGTCCAGAAGCATCTAAGCCTGTAATGGAAGGGAAAGGGTTACTTTTTAAAATATTTGCAGACATAGATGTTTTTGATATTGAGGTTGATGCAACCGATGTAGATAGATTTGTAGAAACTGTAAAAGCAATAGCACCAACTTTTGGAGGAATTAATTTAGAAGACATCAAAGCGCCTGAAGCTTTTGAAATTGAAACTAGATTAAAAGAAGAACTGGATATTCCTGTAATGCATGATGATCAACATGGAACGGCTATTATTTCTGCAGCAGCCTTAAAAAATGCGTTAGAAATTAATGGAAAGGATATTGCTAAGGTTCAAATAGTAGTAAATGGAGCAGGAGCAGCGGCAATTTCATGTACCCGTTTATATTTAGCTTTAGGTGCTAAAAGAGAAAATGTGGTAATGTGTGATAGTAAGGGAGTGATACGAAAAGACAGAGGAAACCTAACATCTCAAAAAGCAGAATTTGCTACAGATAAAGATGTAAATACATTAGAAGAAGCAATGTTGAATGCAGATGTATTTATTGGGCTGTCTAAAGGAAATGTGGTAACTCCAGAAATGCTATTGTCAATGGGGAAAAACCCAATAGTATTTGCTATGGCAAATCCAGAGCCAGAAATAGCTTATGATTTAGCAGTAGCTACCAGAGAAGATATTATAATGGCTACAGGAAGATCAGACCATCCTAACCAAGTGAATAACGTATTAGGTTTTCCATTCATTTTTAGGGGCGCTTTAGATGTAAGAGCTACCAAGATTAATGAAGAAATGAAAATGGCTGCAGTACATGCTTTGGCTGATTTAGCAAAAAAATCGGTACCAGAGCAAGTAAACATAGTGTATGATGAAGTAAGTCTTTCTTTTGGTAAAGATTATATTATTCCAAAGCCATTTGATCCAAGGTTAATTTATGAAATTCCACCAGCAATAGCAAAAGCAGCTATGGATTCTGGAATAGCAAAAGAACCTATTACAGATTGGGAGAAGTATAGAGAGGAATTAATGGATCGTTCAGGAACGGGAAGCAAAGAGATTAGATTATTACATAACCGAGCTAAGAAGAATCCTAAAACGATTGTATTTGCAGAAGCAGATCATTTAGATGTTTTAAAAGCGGCACAAAGAGTTTATGAAGAAAAAATAGGAACTCCTATTTTATTAGGTAGAAAAGATGTAATTCTTGAATTAAAAGAAGAGTTAGGTTTTACAGGTGAGGTGCCAATTATTGATCCAAAAACAGATGAAGAAGAAGGAAGAAGAAATCGATTTGCAAAAGCTTTTTGGGAAACACGTCAACGTAAAGGGGTTACTTATTTAGAAGCGCAAAAATGGATGAGAGAACGTAATTATTTTGCGGCAATGATGGTGAATACAGGGGAAGCAGATGCTTTAATAACCGGATATTCTAGGCCATATGCTTCTGTTGTAAAACCAATGTTAGAGTTAATTGAAAAAGATAAAGGGGTAACAAGAGTAGCGGCAACTAATCTTATGCTTACAAAGCAAGGCCCTATGTTTTTAGCAGATACAACGATTAATATCAATCCAACAGCTAAAGATCTAGCAAAAATTACACAATTAACATCTTCATTAGCAAAAATGTTTGGTATGAAACCTAATGTAGCTATGTTAGGATTCTCAAATTTTGGCTCAGCCAAATCAGAAACTTCAGCAAAAATTAGAGAAGCAGTAGCTTACATACATAGGAATTTTCCAAATGTAGTAGTAGATGGAGAATTACAAGCAGATTTTGCATTGAATCCAGAGTTGTTAGCTAAAGAATTTCCATTTTCAAAATTAAACGGAAAGAAAGTTAATGTGCTAATTTTTCCAAATCTTGAAGCGGCTAATATTACGTATAAGTTAATGAAACAGGTAGATGGAGTAGAGTCTATTGGTCCAATTTTATTAGGAATGAGTAAGCCAGTACACATTTTACAACTAGGGGCAAGTGTAGATGAAATGGTGAATATGGCAGCTGTAGCAGTGGTTGATGCACAGAATAAAGAGCTCCAAAAAAAGTAA
- a CDS encoding PAS domain-containing protein, with the protein MNMPPKQIINEEVSWDTSKVIVSKTDLHGTILYANDTFTQASEYNAIELIGEPHNLIRHPDMPKVAFKILWESLKKGENFHAIIKNLTRTGRYYWVITDFSIDKDESGNPTGYTARRKAVPNGVVEKIEPLYRTLLEIENLKGEKASELYFNAYLKEEVGKNYNEFVVDLFEEESKKAEYLEKEDGKSNFKKGLHWFFFGEFA; encoded by the coding sequence ATGAATATGCCCCCAAAACAAATAATTAACGAAGAGGTCTCTTGGGACACCTCCAAAGTTATTGTTAGCAAAACTGATTTACACGGAACAATTTTGTATGCAAATGACACATTTACCCAAGCCTCAGAATATAATGCTATTGAATTAATTGGTGAACCTCACAACTTAATTAGACATCCAGATATGCCTAAAGTTGCCTTTAAAATTTTATGGGAGAGTTTAAAAAAAGGAGAAAATTTCCATGCTATAATTAAAAACTTAACCAGAACAGGAAGGTATTATTGGGTAATTACTGACTTCTCAATTGATAAAGATGAAAGCGGAAATCCTACAGGTTATACCGCTAGAAGAAAAGCAGTCCCTAATGGAGTTGTAGAAAAAATTGAACCTTTATATAGAACATTATTAGAAATTGAAAATCTTAAAGGCGAAAAAGCTAGCGAACTCTATTTTAATGCTTATTTAAAAGAAGAAGTTGGAAAAAACTACAATGAATTTGTAGTAGACTTATTTGAAGAAGAGAGTAAAAAAGCAGAATACCTAGAAAAAGAAGACGGTAAAAGCAACTTTAAAAAAGGCTTGCATTGGTTTTTCTTCGGTGAGTTTGCTTAG